From one Bacteroides fragilis NCTC 9343 genomic stretch:
- a CDS encoding BF3164 family lipoprotein has product MKPDKKRFAYLAYECDLLSIQKVVNDTCLESVVHLNTYTPLFENQSTNEVSSVNVSTDSPKGFLRGVATENYVYALYSGQIGKNKAIANEVYVFDWEGRAVKRVILDRWGICISVDSNDERLCLMTKETDGGEERYHYYCYQLN; this is encoded by the coding sequence ATGAAGCCGGATAAAAAACGTTTTGCTTACTTGGCGTATGAGTGCGATTTATTATCTATTCAGAAAGTGGTAAATGACACGTGCCTGGAAAGTGTAGTACATTTGAATACGTATACGCCGTTATTTGAGAATCAATCTACTAACGAAGTGTCTTCTGTTAATGTCTCTACCGATTCTCCTAAAGGATTTCTTCGTGGGGTAGCCACTGAAAACTATGTTTATGCACTTTACAGTGGGCAAATTGGGAAAAATAAGGCAATAGCAAATGAAGTTTATGTATTTGATTGGGAAGGACGTGCTGTAAAGAGAGTGATACTGGATAGATGGGGTATATGCATCTCGGTGGATAGTAATGATGAACGACTCTGCCTGATGACAAAGGAAACGGATGGTGGAGAAGAGCGTTATCATTATTATTGTTATCAGTTAAACTGA
- a CDS encoding NVEALA domain-containing protein — protein sequence MSKKIFAALIVAVVATFAGYNIYKSQRAEVTMSDLAMANVEALADSRESSADCTFGNVNYDQYSNTLHCSGNGTLCCKKTVAG from the coding sequence ATGAGTAAGAAGATTTTTGCAGCCCTGATAGTCGCTGTAGTCGCAACTTTTGCAGGCTACAATATATATAAGTCACAAAGAGCAGAGGTGACAATGTCGGATTTGGCAATGGCAAATGTGGAGGCATTGGCAGATTCTCGCGAATCGTCGGCTGATTGTACGTTTGGGAATGTAAATTATGATCAGTATTCCAATACTTTGCATTGCAGTGGTAATGGTACACTTTGTTGTAAAAAAACAGTAGCAGGATAG
- a CDS encoding 6-bladed beta-propeller — MVTKWKITVGLLLILFCGCSQVKELHESSTIISFKEHTDVNADSILELSFLKLQTKDSCLVKNVGLIRELNNCLLILDSANSNLYVFNKSGAFVNQIGQKGSGPGEYILLSSFFVDNNKNYIAAIDIAQDKVLYYNATDFSFLYERRLPFSTSCCLQLEDGNLLWNSREYTDSKLSDFYFVVTDSLFDIIDYKMNKEFKSGYTTGPSQMIYKVGTNVFAYTPFDLTIYRVGTSEIVPAHSFSFEGTDIPSLDFLNKTSNQGNSNYLYDLIQSDYISYYCVEETERDLFVCYMKNKEKYIGLYDKNTDRTYNYPIKIFQDQLKVGELNYFSIGSVDDYHVAPLDVLSLKDMAGNGYVFDDKLSELLTISNEEDNSILLFVRIKK, encoded by the coding sequence ATGGTGACAAAGTGGAAAATTACAGTTGGGCTACTACTTATACTATTTTGTGGTTGTAGCCAAGTGAAAGAATTGCATGAAAGCAGTACAATTATTTCTTTTAAAGAACATACTGATGTAAATGCGGATAGTATATTAGAGTTATCTTTCTTAAAGCTTCAAACAAAAGATTCATGTTTGGTAAAGAATGTTGGGCTTATTAGAGAATTAAATAATTGTTTATTAATATTGGATTCTGCCAACTCTAATTTGTATGTTTTTAACAAATCAGGAGCTTTTGTAAATCAGATAGGACAGAAGGGAAGTGGCCCCGGTGAATATATATTGTTATCTTCATTTTTTGTAGACAATAATAAAAATTATATTGCCGCAATTGATATTGCCCAAGATAAAGTATTGTATTACAATGCGACTGATTTTAGTTTTTTGTACGAAAGGAGATTACCTTTTAGTACATCTTGCTGTTTACAGTTAGAGGATGGTAATTTGCTTTGGAATAGTAGAGAATATACAGACTCTAAATTATCTGACTTCTATTTTGTGGTTACAGATTCTTTGTTTGATATTATAGATTATAAAATGAATAAAGAGTTTAAATCTGGTTATACAACAGGGCCTTCTCAAATGATATATAAGGTTGGAACCAATGTATTTGCATATACTCCTTTTGATTTGACGATTTATAGAGTGGGTACTTCTGAGATAGTTCCTGCTCATTCTTTTTCATTTGAGGGTACTGATATCCCTTCTTTAGATTTTCTGAATAAAACTAGTAATCAGGGAAACTCTAATTACTTATATGATCTGATTCAATCCGATTATATTTCTTATTATTGTGTAGAAGAAACTGAACGTGATTTGTTTGTATGCTATATGAAAAATAAAGAAAAGTATATAGGGTTGTATGATAAGAATACTGATAGAACGTATAATTATCCAATTAAAATATTTCAGGATCAGTTAAAGGTCGGTGAACTGAATTATTTTAGTATAGGTTCAGTTGATGATTATCATGTGGCTCCATTGGATGTATTATCCTTAAAAGATATGGCAGGAAATGGATATGTGTTTGATGATAAGTTGTCTGAATTGCTAACAATATCGAACGAAGAGGATAATTCTATATTATTATTTGTTCGGATTAAAAAATAG
- a CDS encoding DUF1573 domain-containing protein, with amino-acid sequence MKSGLICCLMLCILLVGCEGKKVKGIKNMVDSWMGREILFPNSVSCMALKESNLGLIERRTDYTIVSYIDSSGCTACKMQLRKWMEVINCFDSLNTNVKFLFYLHPKEPKEITYLLKRDGFEYPVFVDRLDSFNILNHFSTDINFCTFLLDKTNRVIAIGNPLYSKKVKDLYKGIVLKRKEVTVSGILQTETTLPKSSIDMGSFSSEKSQSCIFTLYNIGKNMLVIDDAVTSCGCTSVEYSKEPVSPGKSLDIIVTYKADHPEHFNKTITVYCNSSVSPLRLKIMGNAK; translated from the coding sequence ATGAAAAGTGGGTTGATCTGTTGTTTAATGCTCTGCATATTATTGGTTGGTTGTGAAGGTAAAAAGGTGAAAGGTATTAAAAATATGGTAGATAGCTGGATGGGAAGAGAGATTCTTTTTCCCAATAGTGTTTCATGTATGGCTTTAAAGGAGTCTAATTTGGGACTTATTGAGCGGAGGACAGATTATACTATCGTTTCTTATATTGACTCTAGCGGATGTACTGCTTGTAAAATGCAATTGAGAAAATGGATGGAAGTGATAAACTGTTTTGATTCATTAAATACGAATGTCAAATTTCTTTTTTATTTGCATCCGAAAGAGCCAAAAGAAATCACTTATTTATTAAAACGTGATGGTTTTGAGTATCCCGTTTTTGTTGATAGATTAGATTCATTTAACATATTAAATCATTTTTCTACTGATATTAATTTCTGTACATTTCTGCTTGATAAAACTAATAGAGTAATAGCTATAGGTAACCCTCTTTATAGTAAAAAAGTTAAGGATTTATATAAGGGTATTGTTTTGAAAAGGAAAGAAGTAACTGTCTCTGGAATTTTACAGACAGAAACGACGTTGCCGAAATCTTCTATTGATATGGGAAGTTTTTCTTCTGAGAAATCCCAATCTTGTATTTTTACTTTATATAATATAGGTAAAAATATGCTTGTCATTGATGATGCGGTTACATCTTGTGGGTGTACTTCAGTGGAGTATTCAAAAGAACCGGTTTCGCCAGGGAAGTCTTTGGATATCATTGTAACTTATAAAGCGGATCATCCGGAGCACTTTAATAAAACTATTACGGTATACTGTAACTCTTCTGTGTCTCCATTGCGATTAAAGATAATGGGGAATGCTAAATAG
- a CDS encoding 6-bladed beta-propeller: protein MILRDQYLVNKKIAWYRIVSVLLFLSAFSSCSLVEKSKNEIYIADLDSAIQKDWYLYSDVFKSVRVIPLAMDKSVLLGDVNKMQVYKGHYIVLDEEIARGVYLFDSKGRFIRKIGDVGSGPGEYSKPTDFTIDTKKGEIYIFDYSQKKIFKYDIASGKYLGVCNVEHRLNRMFFSKGYLYANIDYQLEDEPGQEHYLLQRIDFDNEGNVEMFFKVADYKKGWDGIALQGNMFFNLGTESALFVQDFMDTIIYVNGDQVIPYMVVKSQDWVCKTDLEILGTTDNPSAKGLAMMKLIQHLGAQRRAYNLSDVFVNDSVIGFSYMQGMMGTDALYDKSTGETMVFDRSKDDVLFGEQPSHRQIPTFLYASDRGVFYSLKPSHLPEMKYFISQGLVKDEVIGKNDLDSLDGDANPVLLYYEYKD, encoded by the coding sequence ATGATTTTACGAGATCAATACCTTGTCAATAAAAAGATTGCTTGGTACCGTATAGTATCGGTTTTATTGTTTCTTAGTGCTTTTTCTTCTTGTTCTTTGGTGGAGAAATCAAAGAACGAAATATATATAGCTGATCTGGATAGTGCCATTCAGAAAGATTGGTATTTGTATTCTGATGTGTTTAAATCTGTAAGAGTGATTCCTTTGGCAATGGATAAATCTGTGTTGCTGGGAGACGTTAATAAAATGCAGGTTTATAAAGGTCATTATATTGTACTTGATGAAGAGATAGCACGCGGAGTATATCTTTTCGATTCTAAAGGGCGGTTTATCCGTAAGATAGGTGATGTGGGCAGTGGACCGGGAGAATATTCTAAGCCGACAGATTTTACGATTGATACAAAAAAAGGGGAAATATATATATTCGATTATAGTCAAAAAAAGATATTTAAGTATGATATTGCTTCGGGAAAGTATTTAGGAGTTTGCAATGTTGAACATCGATTGAATCGGATGTTTTTTTCAAAGGGGTACTTGTACGCAAATATTGATTATCAATTGGAAGATGAACCTGGACAAGAGCATTACCTATTACAAAGAATCGACTTTGATAATGAAGGTAATGTAGAAATGTTTTTTAAAGTAGCTGATTACAAAAAGGGTTGGGACGGGATAGCTCTTCAAGGGAATATGTTTTTTAATTTAGGAACTGAGTCTGCTCTTTTTGTTCAGGACTTTATGGATACGATTATCTATGTGAATGGGGATCAGGTTATTCCTTATATGGTAGTGAAGAGTCAGGATTGGGTGTGTAAAACAGATTTAGAAATACTTGGGACTACTGATAATCCTTCGGCCAAAGGATTGGCTATGATGAAGCTGATTCAGCATTTAGGGGCACAAAGAAGGGCCTATAATCTATCTGATGTGTTTGTGAACGACTCTGTTATTGGGTTTTCGTATATGCAAGGAATGATGGGGACGGATGCGTTGTATGATAAGAGTACGGGTGAAACTATGGTGTTTGATCGCTCTAAAGATGATGTGTTGTTCGGAGAGCAACCATCACACAGGCAGATACCTACTTTTTTGTATGCGAGTGATAGAGGTGTTTTCTATTCTCTTAAACCCAGTCATTTGCCTGAGATGAAGTATTTTATCTCTCAAGGCCTTGTGAAGGATGAAGTGATTGGGAAAAATGATTTGGATTCTTTGGATGGTGATGCAAATCCGGTGTTATTGTATTATGAATATAAAGATTAA
- a CDS encoding beta clamp domain-containing protein produces the protein MNIKIKIVLIGLVISNFFLLWNVVTQRIKVYDGLDRINDLKEKVDSCGDSFFNYIDVNSDLTFDIKPIDTLKNVQLVYCFSEYMCEECVRQDLCVLLDIQKRIGADRILILTAYADNRNNHIRLSNLLRKFRYRNIDYSCLVFPKHNRTGMDQRYFYFIDKDGNCKYPFYPLKDHLELTQYYLGFIAKKIV, from the coding sequence ATGAATATAAAGATTAAGATAGTATTAATAGGATTGGTTATCAGTAACTTCTTTCTTCTATGGAATGTTGTAACACAAAGGATAAAAGTATATGACGGTTTGGATAGGATAAATGATCTAAAAGAAAAGGTTGATAGTTGTGGAGATTCATTCTTTAATTATATAGATGTGAATAGTGACCTTACTTTTGATATTAAACCCATTGATACTTTAAAAAATGTGCAATTAGTATATTGTTTTTCCGAGTATATGTGTGAGGAATGTGTACGACAGGATTTATGTGTATTATTGGATATTCAGAAACGAATTGGTGCAGATAGGATATTAATACTTACGGCATATGCTGATAATCGGAATAATCATATTAGGTTGAGTAATTTATTGCGAAAATTTCGATATAGGAATATAGATTATTCTTGTCTTGTTTTTCCTAAGCATAATAGGACTGGAATGGATCAACGTTACTTTTATTTTATAGATAAGGACGGGAATTGTAAATATCCTTTTTATCCTCTTAAAGATCACCTTGAGTTGACACAATACTATTTAGGGTTTATTGCTAAAAAGATAGTATGA
- a CDS encoding methyltransferase domain-containing protein, whose protein sequence is MNKLTINACPLCGGAHLKRAMTCTDFYASGEQFDLYTCEDCGFIFTQGVPVEAEIGRYYETPDYISHSDTKKGAMNAIYHHVRQYMLGRKARLVMKESHRKTGRILDIGTGTGYFAHTMQNKGWEVEAVEKSGQARNFAREHFGLNVRPEAALKELVPGTFDVITLWHVMEHLEHLDETWELLRELLTEKGVLIVAVPNCSSYDAMKYGKYWAAYDVPRHLWHFTPATIQQFGSKHGFILAARHPMPFDAFYVSMLTEKHKGSAYSFVKGMWTGTAAWLSAQAKKERSSSMIYVFRKKR, encoded by the coding sequence ATGAATAAACTCACTATAAATGCCTGTCCGCTATGTGGGGGCGCACATTTGAAACGTGCTATGACCTGTACGGATTTTTATGCTTCCGGTGAACAGTTTGACTTGTACACCTGCGAAGATTGCGGATTTATTTTTACGCAAGGAGTCCCGGTAGAGGCGGAAATAGGCAGATATTACGAAACACCTGATTATATTTCCCATTCGGACACGAAGAAAGGTGCCATGAATGCCATTTACCATCATGTACGTCAGTATATGCTTGGAAGAAAGGCGCGTTTGGTGATGAAAGAGTCTCATCGAAAAACCGGGAGGATACTGGATATCGGTACAGGTACCGGTTACTTTGCCCATACGATGCAAAACAAGGGATGGGAAGTAGAGGCCGTGGAAAAGAGCGGACAAGCCCGTAATTTTGCACGCGAACATTTCGGGCTGAATGTGAGGCCGGAGGCTGCATTGAAAGAATTAGTTCCGGGAACGTTCGATGTAATCACGTTGTGGCACGTCATGGAGCACTTGGAACATTTGGACGAAACGTGGGAATTGTTACGTGAACTGTTGACCGAGAAAGGGGTATTGATAGTGGCTGTGCCTAATTGCTCGTCGTATGATGCGATGAAATACGGGAAGTACTGGGCTGCTTATGATGTACCCCGTCATTTATGGCATTTTACGCCTGCCACGATTCAGCAGTTCGGGTCGAAGCACGGATTTATTCTGGCAGCCCGTCATCCGATGCCGTTCGATGCTTTCTATGTATCGATGCTGACGGAGAAACATAAAGGTAGTGCATACTCCTTTGTGAAAGGCATGTGGACCGGAACGGCGGCATGGTTGAGTGCCCAGGCTAAAAAGGAACGGAGTAGTTCGATGATTTATGTATTCAGAAAGAAACGCTGA
- a CDS encoding cell division protein FtsX, with the protein MKSKSRNNAVSYFDMQFITSSISTTLVLLLLGLVVFFVLAANNLSVYVRENINFSVLISDDMKETDILKLQKRLNNEPFVKETEYISKKQALKEQTEAMGTDPQEFLGYNPFTASIEIKLHSDYANSDSIAKIEKLIKRNTNIQDVLYQKDLIDAVNENIRNISLVLLALAVMLTFISFALINNTIRLAIYSKRFLIHTMKLVGASWGFIRRPFLKRNIWSGVLAAFIADTILMGAAYWLVSYEPELIRVITPEVMLLVSGAVLVFGVVITFLCAYLSINKYLRMKASTLYYV; encoded by the coding sequence ATGAAGAGTAAAAGCAGAAATAACGCTGTGTCATATTTTGATATGCAGTTCATCACTTCCAGTATCAGTACCACGTTGGTATTGCTGTTACTGGGGCTTGTGGTGTTCTTTGTATTGGCGGCCAATAATTTGTCTGTTTATGTGCGGGAAAATATTAATTTTTCCGTGCTTATCAGTGATGATATGAAGGAGACAGATATTCTGAAGCTTCAGAAACGGCTGAATAATGAACCTTTTGTGAAAGAAACAGAATATATCTCGAAAAAACAGGCATTGAAAGAGCAGACGGAAGCCATGGGGACCGATCCGCAAGAGTTTTTGGGGTATAACCCGTTTACGGCTTCAATAGAAATTAAATTGCATTCGGACTATGCGAACTCCGACAGTATTGCGAAAATAGAGAAATTGATTAAAAGAAATACCAATATACAGGATGTGCTTTATCAGAAAGACTTGATCGACGCGGTAAATGAAAATATCCGTAATATCAGTCTTGTTCTGCTGGCATTGGCCGTGATGTTGACATTTATCTCTTTTGCGCTGATTAATAATACAATCCGGCTGGCTATCTACTCGAAACGTTTCTTGATACATACGATGAAACTGGTGGGAGCGAGCTGGGGATTTATTCGTCGTCCGTTTTTGAAAAGGAATATATGGAGTGGGGTTCTGGCTGCTTTTATTGCAGATACGATCCTGATGGGGGCCGCTTACTGGCTGGTATCCTATGAGCCTGAATTGATTCGGGTAATTACGCCCGAAGTCATGTTACTGGTATCGGGCGCAGTATTGGTGTTCGGTGTGGTCATCACTTTCTTGTGTGCTTATCTTTCTATTAATAAATATCTGAGGATGAAAGCAAGTACGCTATATTATGTGTAA
- a CDS encoding DUF3098 domain-containing protein gives MGDKQKFAFDKTNFILLAIGMAVVILGFILMTGPSSSETVFQADIFSVRRIKVAPVVCFLGFIFMIYGVMRKPKTKE, from the coding sequence ATGGGTGATAAACAAAAATTTGCCTTCGATAAAACGAACTTCATTCTGCTTGCTATCGGCATGGCAGTGGTTATTCTGGGTTTTATCCTGATGACAGGGCCTTCATCGTCGGAAACGGTGTTTCAGGCGGACATTTTCAGTGTGAGAAGAATTAAGGTGGCTCCGGTGGTCTGTTTCCTGGGCTTTATTTTTATGATATATGGCGTGATGCGCAAACCCAAAACAAAAGAATAA
- a CDS encoding undecaprenyl-diphosphate phosphatase codes for MEWFEALILGLIQGLTEYLPVSSSGHLAIGSALFGIEGEENLAFTIVVHVATVFSTLVILWKEIDWIFRGLFKFEMNSETRYVINILISMIPIGIVGVFFKDEVEAIFGSGLLIVGCMLLLTAALLSFSYYAKPRQKENISMKDAFIIGLAQACAVLPGLSRSGSTIATGLLLGDNKAKLAQFSFLMVIPPILGEALLDGMKMIKGEAIAGDIPTLSLIVGFIAAFVSGCLACKWMINIVKKGKLIYFAIYCAIVGVVTIVVSQLQ; via the coding sequence ATGGAATGGTTTGAAGCACTGATCCTTGGATTGATTCAGGGACTGACTGAGTATTTACCGGTAAGCAGTAGCGGGCATTTGGCCATTGGTTCGGCTTTATTTGGTATAGAAGGAGAAGAAAATCTGGCATTTACCATTGTGGTACATGTAGCCACTGTGTTCAGTACATTGGTGATTCTGTGGAAAGAGATAGACTGGATTTTCCGTGGTTTATTTAAGTTTGAGATGAACAGTGAAACACGCTATGTAATCAATATCTTGATTTCGATGATTCCTATTGGTATCGTTGGGGTGTTTTTTAAAGATGAAGTGGAGGCCATTTTTGGCTCGGGATTACTGATTGTTGGCTGCATGCTGTTGCTGACGGCTGCGTTACTGTCGTTTTCGTATTATGCAAAGCCACGCCAGAAAGAGAACATCTCGATGAAGGATGCATTTATCATTGGCCTGGCGCAGGCGTGTGCAGTATTACCGGGATTATCTCGTTCGGGCAGTACGATTGCAACCGGTTTGTTATTGGGTGATAATAAAGCGAAACTGGCACAATTTTCTTTCCTGATGGTGATACCTCCTATATTGGGAGAGGCGCTGCTGGATGGTATGAAGATGATAAAAGGTGAGGCTATTGCGGGCGATATTCCTACTTTGTCATTGATAGTAGGTTTCATTGCGGCTTTTGTTTCAGGTTGCCTGGCTTGTAAGTGGATGATTAATATCGTGAAGAAAGGTAAGTTGATTTACTTTGCTATTTATTGTGCAATAGTTGGAGTGGTCACCATTGTCGTTTCACAATTGCAATAA
- the truB gene encoding tRNA pseudouridine(55) synthase TruB, translated as MNFKEGEVLYFNKPLGWTSFKVVGHARYHMCRRMKVKKLKVGHAGTLDPLATGVMIVCTGKATKRIEEFQYHTKEYVATIQLGATTPSYDLEHEIDATYPTEHITRELVEKTLKTFVGEIQQIPPAFSACKVDGARAYDLARKGQEVELKPKLLVIDEIELLECNLPEIKIRVVCSKGTYIRALARDIGEALQSGAHLTGLIRTRVGDVKLEQCLDPAKFAEWIDQQDVEISD; from the coding sequence ATGAATTTTAAAGAAGGAGAAGTACTTTATTTTAATAAACCGTTGGGATGGACGTCTTTTAAAGTCGTGGGGCACGCCCGTTACCATATGTGCCGGCGGATGAAAGTGAAGAAATTAAAGGTTGGACATGCAGGTACACTCGATCCCTTGGCAACAGGGGTGATGATTGTTTGTACAGGCAAGGCTACCAAGAGAATAGAGGAGTTTCAGTATCATACGAAGGAGTATGTGGCTACCATACAGTTGGGCGCTACTACTCCGTCTTACGATCTGGAACATGAAATAGATGCTACATACCCTACGGAGCATATTACCCGTGAGTTGGTGGAAAAGACGTTGAAAACGTTTGTTGGCGAGATACAGCAGATACCTCCCGCTTTCTCGGCTTGTAAGGTAGATGGTGCACGCGCTTACGATTTGGCCCGTAAAGGCCAGGAAGTGGAGTTGAAACCGAAATTGCTGGTGATTGATGAGATAGAGTTGTTGGAGTGTAATTTACCGGAAATTAAAATACGGGTGGTTTGCAGCAAGGGGACTTATATTCGTGCATTGGCACGTGACATCGGAGAGGCTTTGCAAAGCGGGGCGCACTTGACCGGGCTGATACGTACCCGTGTGGGAGACGTTAAGTTAGAGCAGTGTCTGGATCCGGCAAAGTTCGCGGAATGGATAGATCAGCAAGATGTTGAGATATCTGATTGA
- the queA gene encoding tRNA preQ1(34) S-adenosylmethionine ribosyltransferase-isomerase QueA produces MKLSQFKFKLPEEKIALHPTKYRDESRLMVLHKRTGEIEHKMFKDILNYFDDKDVFVFNDTKVFPARLYGNKEKTGARIEVFLLRELNEELRLWDVLVDPARKIRIGNKLYFGDDDSMVAEVIDNTTSRGRTLRFLYDGPHDEFKKALYALGETPLPHTILNRPVEEEDAERFQSIFAKNEGAVTAPTASLHFSRELMKRMEIKGIDFAYITLHAGLGNFRDIDVEDLTKHKMDSEQMFVTEEAVKIVNRAKDLGKNVCAVGTTVMRAIESTVSTDGHLKEYEGWTNKFIFPPYDFTVANAMVSNFHMPLSTLLMIVAAFGGYDQVMDAYHIALKEGYRFGTYGDAMLILDK; encoded by the coding sequence ATGAAACTGTCGCAATTTAAATTTAAGTTACCCGAAGAAAAGATTGCTTTGCACCCTACAAAGTACAGAGACGAGTCGCGCTTGATGGTACTCCACAAGCGTACGGGAGAGATTGAGCACAAGATGTTTAAAGACATCCTGAATTATTTTGATGATAAAGACGTGTTTGTATTCAACGATACCAAGGTGTTTCCTGCACGCTTATACGGAAATAAGGAAAAAACAGGTGCGCGTATCGAAGTGTTCTTGTTGCGCGAGTTGAACGAGGAATTGCGTTTGTGGGATGTATTGGTAGATCCGGCACGTAAAATCCGTATCGGCAATAAGCTTTACTTTGGGGATGATGACTCAATGGTTGCTGAAGTAATTGATAATACTACTTCACGTGGGCGTACGCTTCGTTTTCTGTATGACGGACCTCATGATGAATTTAAAAAAGCATTGTATGCATTAGGAGAAACTCCATTGCCACATACGATTCTGAACCGTCCGGTTGAAGAGGAGGATGCAGAACGTTTCCAGTCTATCTTCGCTAAAAACGAAGGGGCTGTGACAGCACCGACTGCAAGTCTGCACTTCAGCCGTGAGCTGATGAAACGTATGGAAATTAAGGGAATAGACTTTGCATATATCACATTGCATGCAGGACTCGGAAACTTCCGTGATATCGATGTGGAAGACCTGACAAAGCATAAAATGGACTCTGAGCAGATGTTTGTGACGGAGGAGGCTGTCAAGATAGTGAATCGTGCTAAAGATCTGGGTAAGAATGTATGTGCTGTGGGAACAACTGTAATGCGTGCTATTGAAAGTACGGTAAGTACAGACGGACATTTGAAGGAATACGAAGGATGGACGAACAAGTTTATCTTCCCTCCATACGACTTTACTGTGGCAAATGCCATGGTATCAAACTTCCATATGCCGCTTTCTACGTTATTGATGATTGTGGCTGCTTTTGGTGGCTACGATCAGGTGATGGATGCATATCACATAGCGTTGAAGGAGGGTTACCGCTTTGGTACTTATGGAGATGCGATGCTGATTTTGGATAAGTGA
- the folK gene encoding 2-amino-4-hydroxy-6-hydroxymethyldihydropteridine diphosphokinase, producing the protein MKVYLGLGTNLGDKELNLRVALQKIEERIGKIISLSAFYATAPWGFQSENNFLNAAVGVETVLSPVGILESTQRIEQEIGRLHKSRDGVYSDRLIDIDLLLYGDKILQDESLIVPHPLMTDRKFVLEPLAEIAPDVVHPVFHKTIKELFLALS; encoded by the coding sequence ATGAAAGTATATTTGGGATTAGGTACCAACTTGGGTGATAAGGAGCTAAATCTTCGTGTTGCCCTACAAAAAATAGAGGAGCGGATAGGGAAAATCATTTCTCTTTCCGCTTTTTATGCTACTGCTCCCTGGGGATTTCAGTCGGAAAACAACTTTCTGAATGCTGCGGTGGGAGTGGAGACAGTATTGTCCCCTGTCGGGATACTGGAAAGTACTCAACGGATAGAGCAGGAAATAGGGCGTTTGCATAAATCACGGGACGGTGTGTATAGTGACCGCCTGATTGATATTGATCTTTTGCTCTATGGCGATAAGATACTACAGGATGAAAGTCTTATAGTGCCTCATCCGTTGATGACCGACCGTAAGTTTGTTCTGGAACCCCTTGCCGAGATTGCACCGGACGTTGTTCATCCGGTGTTTCATAAGACGATTAAAGAGCTATTTCTGGCTCTTTCGTGA